A portion of the Drosophila innubila isolate TH190305 chromosome 3L unlocalized genomic scaffold, UK_Dinn_1.0 0_D_3L, whole genome shotgun sequence genome contains these proteins:
- the LOC117787101 gene encoding protein O-mannosyltransferase 1, whose amino-acid sequence MLPTTANMFNCCRDVNCHLNAPLRGSVERSRRSESRQSFLSDTSNSTSAPAATPTPTPTASSASPTSASKKSSRSRSRSRSCSCDVGDVVDNAKQSAGSADSAINAAAAATAAQFTVSLHIDLFSWGLFLLAFFTRFYKLATPPHVVFDELHYGKYISHYMRNVFFFDQHPPLGKQLIAGLVSFAGYDGNYTFPRIGASYASNVPIFWMRFLPALCGSLLAPAVYKLLQEAKLQRWTAALGGLLVVLDNSLLTQSRFVLMESMLLLASTVGIACLLRFQRCSLGSLTWLCSGAAAALSLACAGCIKYVGFLALALAGYLLCRHLWNLLYDARLTTGQLWMHTVGRLLLFVGIPLAVYLGIFYVHLRTLHRAGPHDSIMTSAFQASLDGGLASITRGQPLAVVHGSQITLRHTHGRTCWLHSHAAVYPVRYKDQRGSSHQQQVTCYSFKDVNNWWIVKRPDRDDLVVGDHPEAIKHGDIIQLVHGITSRALNSHDVAAPMTPQCQEVSCYIDYEIKMKGELLWRVEILNRQTEGNRWHAIKSEIRLIHETTGAALRFSGRQLPSWGFNQHEVVGDREQTHQDAIWNVEEHRYTKTQDQRERERQLLSAEMIPTKRTKLSFWAKLLELQTKMFWQAKQVQSHMYSSQPHEWPLLDKGIAYWLDSSSSAQIYLLGNILIWYTASAGLFVYTILLIFYAVRRRRLCFDVSSEEWQRFLIVGDTFYMGYLVHYLPYFFVDRTLFLHNYLPAFVFKLLLLCYVLEHLDYLLRRHCIGRGAMLQHIVRIYRLALILWLLAVCYVFVKFLPLSYGSTKMSAEEITNLRWKDTWDFILQKNYALN is encoded by the exons ATGCTGCCCACCACAGCGAACATGTTCAATTGCTGCCGCGACGTTAACTGCCATTTGAACGCACCACTGCGCGGCAGCGTTGAGCGCAGTCGACGCTCTGAGAGCCGGCAATCATTTCTAAGCGATACGTCTAACTCAACATCTGCGCCAGCGGcaacgccgacgccgacgccaacAGCATCTTCAGCTTCGCCTACATCTGCATCCAAAAAGTCGTCACGTTCGCGTTCACGATCGCGTTCCTGTTCGTGTGACGTCGGCGATGTGGTAGACAATGCGAAGCAGAGCGCTGGCAGCGCAGACAGTGCCAttaatgcagcagcagcagcaacagcagcgcaaTTTACCGTTAGCTTGCATATTGATCTCTTCAGTTGGGGTCTCTTTCTGTTGGCGTTCTTCACGCGCTTCTACAAACTGGCAACACCGCCGCATGTTGT TTTCGATGAACTGCACTATGGCAAGTACATTTCCCACTACATGCGCAACGTCTTCTTCTTTGACCAGCATCCTCCGCTGGGTAAACAGCTGATTGCGGGTCTGGTGAGTTTCGCTGGCTACGATGGCAACTATACATTTCCACGCATCGGTGCCAGTTATGCCTCTAATGTGCCCATCTTCTGGATGCGCTTTTTACCTGCTCTTTGTGGCAGCCTCTTGGCTCCAGCGGTCTACAAGCTCCTCCAGGAGGCAAAGCTGCAACGCTGGACAGCCGCACTTGGCGGTCTGCTTGTCGTCCTCGATAATTCCCTGTTGACGCAATCACGTTTCGTGCTAATGGAAtcgatgctgctgctggccagcACAGTGGGCATTGCTTGTCTGCTGCGCTTCCAGCGCTGCTCCCTCGGCAGCCTCACCTGGCTGTGCAGCGGAGCGGCAGCTGCGCTCTCTCTTGCCTGCGCCGGCTGCATCAAGTATGTTGGATTTCTGGCCCTGGCTCTTGCCGGTTATCTGCTGTGTCGTCATCTTTGGAATCTTCTTTACGATGCTAGATTGACAA CTGGTCAACTTTGGATGCACACTGTGGGCAGactgttgttatttgttggaATTCCGTTGGCCGTCTACCTGGGCATCTTCTATGTCCATTTGAGGACGCTGCATCGAGCTGGGCCACACGACAGCATTATGACGAGTGCGTTTCAGGCATCGCTGGATGGTGGCTTGGCATCGATTACACGGGGTCAACCATTGGCTGTGGTCCACGGATCGCAGATCACGTTGCGGCACACACATGGACGCACCTGTTGGCTGCATTCCCATGCGGCGGTTTATCCGGTGAGGTACAAGGATCAACGTGGCTCATCGCATCAGCAGCAGGTTACGTGCTACTCCTTCAAGGATGTGAACAATTGGTGGATTGTTAAGCGACCCGATCGTGATGATCTCGTTGTGGGTGATCATCCGGAGGCCATTAAGCATGGCGATATCATTCAGTTGGTGCACGGCATCACCAGTCGTGCCTTGAACTCGCACGATGTGGCAGCACCGATGACGCCGCAGTGTCAGGAGGTCAGTTGCTACATCGACTACGAGATAAAGATGAAGGGCGAACTTCTATGGCGCGTTGAGATCCTCAACAGGCAGACGGAGGGGAATCGCTGGCATGCCATCAAATCTGAGATTCGTCTCATACACGAGACAACGGGAGCTGCTCTGCGTTTCAGTGGACGCCAATTGCCCAGTTGGGGATTCAATCAGCACGAAGTTGTCGGCGATCGCGAGCAGACGCATCAGGATGCCATCTGGAATGTGGAGGAGCATCGCTACACCAAAA CTCAGGATCAGCGGGAACGTGAACGTCAATTGCTGTCCGCAGAGATGATTCCCACAAAGCGAACGAAACTCTCGTTTTGGGCCAAGTTGCTGGAGCTGCAAACGAAGATGTTTTGGCAGGCAAAACAGGTGCAGAGTCACATGTACAGTTCCCAGCCGCACGAGTGGCCACTGCTGGACAAGGGTATCGCCTACTGGCTCGACTCTTCCTCCAGTGCCCAAATCTATCTGCTGGGCAACATTCTCATCTGGTATACAGCCAGCGCGGGATTGTTTGTCTACACCATTCTTCTCATCTTCTATGCCGTTCGCCGTCGTCGTCTTTGCTTCGATGTGTCTTCGGAGGAATGGCAGCGTTTTCTCATTGTAGGCGACACCTTCTACATGGGTTACCTGGTGCACTATTTGCCCTATTTCTTTGTGGATCGCACTCTCTTTCTGCACAATTATCTACCGGCATTTGTCTTTAAGCTCCTGCTACTCTGCTATGTGCTGGAGCACTTGGATTACTTGTTGAGGCGCCACTGCATTGGACGTGGTGCTATGCTACAGCATATTGTTCGGATTTATCGCCTGGCGTTGATCCTCTGGCTACTCGCTGTCTGCTATGTCTTTGTCAAATTCTTGCCCCTGAGCTACGGTTCTACAAAGATGTCCGCCGAGGAGATCACAAATCTACGCTGGAAGGACACCTGGGACTTTATACTACAGAAGAATTATGCGCTGAACTAA
- the LOC117788582 gene encoding transcription factor SPT20 homolog, producing the protein MNFTPFGNSFPGLPQFTTTTAPLVSTVTAAVTVADADVAAAANNQQQQEPGGSNNRYQQHQQQQQQQQQQQQQQVASAVAMTHFSQPSMASAQSSSSGNKFRSAQEDVLQGDKYNGHLVATATQQQQQQQQQQPQYATVYAPSATTSAADALQASSSGQQQQQQQQQQQQQQQLQQQQQVVAPQELTQDLCNAILQQQVLQNTSWQTITPGTTVADYLSHLPANTLPLSLHHFLKYSAETIKKENQQNVVLQVQTGPGAAIGINTIGATTTISIPQQEQLPLQQQQQQQQQQQQQQQQQQQQQPQATLQLQTQAVVASSSTAVSGTKKKKRKKRSKERKPKLRPGEIRMSTALDGSPLYMCPECHVAYPEPELLEVHLVGHNLERRYVCDICQASLKRKDHLTRHKQSHNPERPYICTVCLKAFKRKEQLSLHFVIHSGEKRHQCQECGKGFYRKDHLRKHTRSHIARRVKAELNSHVRRENGTSMLQPVVTAATTAAVQHANQQQQQLQLQQQQQQQQQQQQQQQQHHIVVSQQQQQQQQQQQQQTAGQQQQQQMIN; encoded by the exons ATGAATTTCACACCGTTTGGAAATAGTTTTCCGGGTCTGCCGCAGTtcacgacgacgacggcgccGCTGGTGTCGACGGTGACTGCGGCTGTGACCGTCGCCGATGCCGATGTGGCTGCAGCGGCCAacaatcagcagcaacaggagccCGGGGGCAGCAACAATCGCTACcaacagcaccagcaacaacagcagcagcagcagcaacaacagcaacaacaggttGCATCCGCTGTGGCAATGACGCACTTCAGCCAACCGAGCATGGCCAGCGcacagagcagcagcagcggtaATAAGTTTCGCAGCGCACAGGAGGATGTGTTGCAAGGTGATAAATACAATGGACACTTGGTGGCAAcggcaacacaacaacagcagcagcagcagcaacaacagccgcaaTATGCAACGGTTTATGCTCCCAGTGCCACGACGAGCGCAGCGGATGCATTGCAGGCAAGCAGCTccggccagcagcagcaacaacagcagcagcaacaacaacaacagcaacagttgcaacaacaacaacaggtggTGGCACCGCAGGAACTGACTCAGGATCTATGCAACGCCATTCTGCAACAACAAG TGCTACAGAATACCTCCTGGCAGACGATCACTCCGGGCACCACAGTCGCCGACTACCTCTCGCATCTTCCAGCCAACAcgttgccgctgtcgctgcacCACTTTCTCAAGTACTCCGCGGAGACGATCAAAAAAGAGAACCAACAGAATGTG GTGTTGCAGGTGCAGACGGGACCAGGAGCAGCCATTGGCATCAATACCATTGGTGCAACCACAACCATAAGCATACCtcagcaggagcagctgccgttgcagcagcagcagcaacagcaacagcagcaacaacaacagcaacaacaacagcagcaacagcaacctcAGGCAACGCTGCAGTTGCAGACGCAGGCAGTTGTTGCAAGCAGTTCGACAGCGGTTAGTGGCACCAAAAAGAAGAAGCGCAAAAAACGTTCCAAGGAGCGTAAACCGAAACTGCGTCCCGGCGAGATCCGTATGAGCACCGCCCTCGATGGCAGTCCACTCTACATGTGCCCCGAATGCCATGTGGCATACCCTGAGCCGGAGCTGCTCGAGGTGCATCTGGTGGGTCACAATCTGGAGCGACGTTACGTGTGCGACATCTGCCAGGCATCGCTGAAACGCAAGGATCACCTCACGCGACACAAGCAATCGCATAATCCGGAACGGCCCTACATCTGCACCGTCTGCCTGAAGGCCTTCAAGCGCAAGGAGCAGCTCAGTCTGCACTTTGTCATCCATTCGGGTGAGAAGCGGCATCAGTGCCAGGAGTGTGGCAAGGGCTTCTATCGCAAGGATCATCTGCGCAAACACACACGCTCCCACATCGCCAGACGGGTCAAAGCCGAGCTCAATAGTCATGTGAGGCGTGAGAACGGCACCAGCATGTTGCAACCTGTGGTCACAGCTGCCACAACGGCAGCCGTGCAACATGccaatcagcagcagcagcagttgcagttacagcagcaacaacaacagcaacagcagcagcagcaacaacaacagcaacatcacaTTGTCGTcagtcaacagcagcagcagcagcagcaacaacaacagcaacagacagcaggtcagcagcaacaacagcaaatgatAAATTAG
- the LOC117787939 gene encoding ficolin-1-like produces the protein MNFNWAEYLILILCIATTAKGYGILENETSDKKVLEKSITGCLPFVNASGVHKIDAPGIKSFDVLCDNEVAGPGWTVIQRRSLGTRDQLYDIWDKKKTREDFYRNWSAYREGFGSFDFEFFLGLEKIHRLTANQHHELYIQLEDLRKYVTYAHYDHFVISGEDEQYKLSSLGNFSGTARNDLFWHLNMKFTTFDRDNDLWRNGNCAKRNHGGWWYHMCASCNLNGKYNMGGAVYNDSRSIYWDDLDPLSSVMMLIRPKMSVK, from the exons atgaatttcaattggGCGGAGTATTTGATTCTAATCCTCTGCATAGCCACAACAGCTAAAGGATATGGA ATCCTAGAGAATGAAACAAGTGATAAGAAAGTGCTAGAAAAATCGATAACAGGTTGCCTGCCCTTTGTAAATGCTTCTGGTGTTCACAAGATTGATGCTCCCGGAATAAAATCCTTCGATGTGCTTTGTGACAATGAGGTAGCAGGTCCTGGGTGGACAGTTATCCAAAGGCGTAGCCTTGGTACAAGAGATCAGCTTTACGATATATGggacaaaaagaaaacgagGGAAGACTTCTACAGGAATTGGAGCGCATACCGTGAGGGATTTGGctcatttgattttgaattttttcttggTTTGGAAAAGATCCATCGATTGACAGCCAATCAGCATCACGAGCTGTATATACAATTAGAAGACTTACGAAAATATGTCACCTATGCTCATTACGATCATTTTGTAATCTCTGGCGAGGATGAACAGTATAAGTTAAGCTCATTGGGAAATTTCTCTGGCACTGCTAGAAATGATTTATTCTGGCATCTGAACATGAAGTTCACTACATTCGATAGGGATAACGATCTTTGGAGGAATGGAAACTGCGCTAAAAGAAATCATGGTGGATGGTGGTATCATATGTGTGCTTCCTG taaTTTAAATGGCAAATACAATATGGGTGGAGCTGTATACAATGATTCGCGCTCTATCTATTGGGACGATCTGGATCCTCTTAGTAGTGTTATGATGCTCATACGTCCAAAAATgtctgtaaaataa
- the LOC117788042 gene encoding OTU domain-containing protein 5-B isoform X1, protein MTIKPVSAPSGKRVVDADATEAHVAGQVVVEQSVVNQAHRNVVIDGHGQSPQRRGEVYEELSRTHRCSPHKSSSRSKRREHHDSHAHHHKRDRLEREKLNLNHVSVVGSGVPGVANNSPHAAVSAAAATSVGNSSPTAVGRKSPEHLASAPKAQTQMTPATAAANMLKAVEETFSGYNSGDEHLQPKERTISIEEWQRRDDEFAKCMEKRGYELKPVEEDGACLFRSISLQIYGDEEMHDVIRQHTMDYIHENREYFGQFVTEDINGYIQRKRARDAHGNHIEIQAISEIYSRTVEVYCYQSTPINIFNSEQSQAGYPPLRLSYQRGSHYNAILDPYNATVGVGLGLAGYKPEIQTKEAVRLSEQLEIEQTMFEDKLKTTDWEATNEAIEEQIARESYLQWCRDNMQRSRSNNTAAGSTTSSTVTSAEALTDSDASPSKYSSDGCGGSSNNNNNGNNTAVSSTNVSDGTTVGFTLSPKSLSQFSHKLPPEMNDLGGYESDATDMSSTSSVGHCGGGGNSSPNSATAQRANKLSKSQRRSNPLRSSKKRRHEAREASNNLETLETPLRKSPKRDAAPATPRAHTPEAEQRPCTSKQSSQSPPKRVDAQTTPKQSYSSFYQELLEASYANDGINESEMLQQAIQMSTRDYIDDQKRKYFCGP, encoded by the exons ATGACTATTAAGCCAGTTAGTGCGCCAAGTGGCAAGCGTGTCGTTGATGCGGATGCCACAGAGGCGCATGTCGCTGGCCAGGTGGTTGTCGAGCAATCTGTTGTCAACCAGGCACATCGCAATGTCGTTATCGATGGACATGGTCAG AGTCCTCAGCGTCGTGGCGAGGTCTACGAGGAATTGTCCCGCACCCATCGTTGCAGCCCACACAAGAG cAGCTCTCGTTCAAAGCGTCGCGAGCATCATGACAGTCATGCCCACCATCACAAGCGGGATCGCTTAGAGCGGGAGAAATTGAATCTGAATCATGTGTCGGTGGTGGGTAGCGGTGTTCCCGGCGTTGCCAACAACAGTCCGCATGCCGCTGTGTCAGCTGCCGCTGCTACATCCGTGGGTAATAGTAGTCCAACGGCTGTGGGTCGCAAATCGCCAGAGCATTTGGCCAGCGCACCCAAGGCACAAACACAGATGACTCCAGCGACGGCGGCTGCCAATATGCTCAAGGCTGTGGAGGAGACGTTCTCTGGCTACAATAGCGGCGATGAGCATCTGCAGCCCAAGGAGCGTACCATATCGATCGAGGAATGGCAGCGTCGCGACGATGAGTTTGCAAAGTGCATGGAAAAGCGTGGCTATGAACTGAAACCCGTTGAGGAGGATGGCGCCTGCCTGTTTCGCTCAATATCTCTACAAATCTACGGAGACGAGGAGATGCACGATGTTATACGACAGCACACAATGGACtatatt CATGAGAATCGCGAATACTTTGGACAATTTGTCACTGAAGACATCAATGGGTACATTCAGCGTAAACGAGCACGCGATGCACACGGCAATCACATCGAGATACAGGCCATATCAGAGATCTACAGTCGCACAGTGGAAGTCTATTGTTATCAGTCGA CTCCCATTAACATCTTTAATTCGGAGCAATCGCAGGCTGGTTACCCGCCGTTGCGTCTTTCCTATCAGAGAGGCTCGCACTACAATGCCATACTAGATCCCTACAATGCCACTGTTGGCGTCGGCTTAGGCTTGGCTGGTTACAAGCCCGAGATTCAGACAAAGGAGGCAGTGCGTCTTAGCGAACAGCTGGAAATTGAGCAG ACCATGTTTGAGGATAAGCTGAAGACAACAGACTGGGAAGCCACCAATGAGGCCATCGAGGAGCAAATTGCACGCGAATCCTATTTACAGTGGTGCCGTGATAACATGCAGCGCtcacgcagcaacaacacagccGCCGGCTCGACTACATCATCGACAGTGACCTCAGCGGAAGCACTGACCGATTCGGATGCTTCACCTTCCAAGTACTCGAGTGATGGATgtggcggcagcagcaataataataacaatggaAACAACACAGCCGTAAGCAGCACCAATGTCAGCGATGGCACAACCGTTGGCTTTACGCTATCGCCGAAAAGTCTCAGCCAATTCTCGCACAAGCTGCCGCCCGAGATGAACGATCTGGGTGGCTATGAAAGTGATGCAACGGACATGAGCAGCACCAGCTCGGTGGGACATTGTGGCGGCGGTGGCAACTCCTCGCCCAATTCAGCAACTGCCCAGCGTGCCAATAAGCTATCCAAATCGCAGCGTCGCAGCAATCCCTTACGCAGCAGCAAGAAGCGTCGCCACGAGGCGCGTGAGGCAAGCAACAA CCTGGAGACACTCGAGACGCCGTTACGTAAGAGTCCCAAACGTGATGCAGCGCCAGCCACACCAAGAGCTCACACCCCGGAGGCGGAACAGCGACCTTGCACCTCCAAGCAGTCATCCCAGTCGCCGCCAAAGCGCGTCGATGCGCAGACAACGCCCAAGCAGAGTTATTCTAGCTTCTATCAGGAGCTGCTAGAGGCATCCTATGCCAATGATG GTATCAATGAGAGCGAGATGCTGCAGCAGGCTATTCAAATGTCCACACGTGATTATATCGACGATCAGAAGCGGAAATATTTCTGTGGACCGTAA
- the LOC117788042 gene encoding OTU domain-containing protein 5-B isoform X2 gives MTIKPVSAPSGKRVVDADATEAHVAGQVVVEQSVVNQAHRNVVIDGHGQSPQRRGEVYEELSRTHRCSPHKSSRSKRREHHDSHAHHHKRDRLEREKLNLNHVSVVGSGVPGVANNSPHAAVSAAAATSVGNSSPTAVGRKSPEHLASAPKAQTQMTPATAAANMLKAVEETFSGYNSGDEHLQPKERTISIEEWQRRDDEFAKCMEKRGYELKPVEEDGACLFRSISLQIYGDEEMHDVIRQHTMDYIHENREYFGQFVTEDINGYIQRKRARDAHGNHIEIQAISEIYSRTVEVYCYQSTPINIFNSEQSQAGYPPLRLSYQRGSHYNAILDPYNATVGVGLGLAGYKPEIQTKEAVRLSEQLEIEQTMFEDKLKTTDWEATNEAIEEQIARESYLQWCRDNMQRSRSNNTAAGSTTSSTVTSAEALTDSDASPSKYSSDGCGGSSNNNNNGNNTAVSSTNVSDGTTVGFTLSPKSLSQFSHKLPPEMNDLGGYESDATDMSSTSSVGHCGGGGNSSPNSATAQRANKLSKSQRRSNPLRSSKKRRHEAREASNNLETLETPLRKSPKRDAAPATPRAHTPEAEQRPCTSKQSSQSPPKRVDAQTTPKQSYSSFYQELLEASYANDGINESEMLQQAIQMSTRDYIDDQKRKYFCGP, from the exons ATGACTATTAAGCCAGTTAGTGCGCCAAGTGGCAAGCGTGTCGTTGATGCGGATGCCACAGAGGCGCATGTCGCTGGCCAGGTGGTTGTCGAGCAATCTGTTGTCAACCAGGCACATCGCAATGTCGTTATCGATGGACATGGTCAG AGTCCTCAGCGTCGTGGCGAGGTCTACGAGGAATTGTCCCGCACCCATCGTTGCAGCCCACACAAGAG CTCTCGTTCAAAGCGTCGCGAGCATCATGACAGTCATGCCCACCATCACAAGCGGGATCGCTTAGAGCGGGAGAAATTGAATCTGAATCATGTGTCGGTGGTGGGTAGCGGTGTTCCCGGCGTTGCCAACAACAGTCCGCATGCCGCTGTGTCAGCTGCCGCTGCTACATCCGTGGGTAATAGTAGTCCAACGGCTGTGGGTCGCAAATCGCCAGAGCATTTGGCCAGCGCACCCAAGGCACAAACACAGATGACTCCAGCGACGGCGGCTGCCAATATGCTCAAGGCTGTGGAGGAGACGTTCTCTGGCTACAATAGCGGCGATGAGCATCTGCAGCCCAAGGAGCGTACCATATCGATCGAGGAATGGCAGCGTCGCGACGATGAGTTTGCAAAGTGCATGGAAAAGCGTGGCTATGAACTGAAACCCGTTGAGGAGGATGGCGCCTGCCTGTTTCGCTCAATATCTCTACAAATCTACGGAGACGAGGAGATGCACGATGTTATACGACAGCACACAATGGACtatatt CATGAGAATCGCGAATACTTTGGACAATTTGTCACTGAAGACATCAATGGGTACATTCAGCGTAAACGAGCACGCGATGCACACGGCAATCACATCGAGATACAGGCCATATCAGAGATCTACAGTCGCACAGTGGAAGTCTATTGTTATCAGTCGA CTCCCATTAACATCTTTAATTCGGAGCAATCGCAGGCTGGTTACCCGCCGTTGCGTCTTTCCTATCAGAGAGGCTCGCACTACAATGCCATACTAGATCCCTACAATGCCACTGTTGGCGTCGGCTTAGGCTTGGCTGGTTACAAGCCCGAGATTCAGACAAAGGAGGCAGTGCGTCTTAGCGAACAGCTGGAAATTGAGCAG ACCATGTTTGAGGATAAGCTGAAGACAACAGACTGGGAAGCCACCAATGAGGCCATCGAGGAGCAAATTGCACGCGAATCCTATTTACAGTGGTGCCGTGATAACATGCAGCGCtcacgcagcaacaacacagccGCCGGCTCGACTACATCATCGACAGTGACCTCAGCGGAAGCACTGACCGATTCGGATGCTTCACCTTCCAAGTACTCGAGTGATGGATgtggcggcagcagcaataataataacaatggaAACAACACAGCCGTAAGCAGCACCAATGTCAGCGATGGCACAACCGTTGGCTTTACGCTATCGCCGAAAAGTCTCAGCCAATTCTCGCACAAGCTGCCGCCCGAGATGAACGATCTGGGTGGCTATGAAAGTGATGCAACGGACATGAGCAGCACCAGCTCGGTGGGACATTGTGGCGGCGGTGGCAACTCCTCGCCCAATTCAGCAACTGCCCAGCGTGCCAATAAGCTATCCAAATCGCAGCGTCGCAGCAATCCCTTACGCAGCAGCAAGAAGCGTCGCCACGAGGCGCGTGAGGCAAGCAACAA CCTGGAGACACTCGAGACGCCGTTACGTAAGAGTCCCAAACGTGATGCAGCGCCAGCCACACCAAGAGCTCACACCCCGGAGGCGGAACAGCGACCTTGCACCTCCAAGCAGTCATCCCAGTCGCCGCCAAAGCGCGTCGATGCGCAGACAACGCCCAAGCAGAGTTATTCTAGCTTCTATCAGGAGCTGCTAGAGGCATCCTATGCCAATGATG GTATCAATGAGAGCGAGATGCTGCAGCAGGCTATTCAAATGTCCACACGTGATTATATCGACGATCAGAAGCGGAAATATTTCTGTGGACCGTAA